A single genomic interval of Aedes aegypti strain LVP_AGWG chromosome 1, AaegL5.0 Primary Assembly, whole genome shotgun sequence harbors:
- the LOC23687388 gene encoding adenylosuccinate lyase — MTEFNPEFRGYRSPLSTRYASKEMQYLFSEQNKFSTWRKLWIILAKAQKELGLEISDAQIAEMEAHIEDIDFPAAAEEEKLTRHDVMAHVHVFAKQCPLAAPIIHLGATSCYVGDNTDLLVLKGGLDSLLPKLVGVIKRLSEFAVEYRDLPTLGFTHLQPAQLTTVGKRCTLWVQDLLMDERALRNCRDNLRFRGVKGTTGTQASFLQLFAGDGDKVRQLDQKVTNLAGFEKYYAVTGQTYTRKVDLEIVSALSSLGATVHKMCSDLRLLASRKEVEEPFEKTQIGSSAMAYKRNPMRSERCCALARHLITLHASAANTLAVQWLERTLDDSANRRLTLSEAFLSADACLLTLLNISQGLVVYPKVIERNIAQELPFMSTENVIMAMVKAGGDRQICHEKIRVLSHEAGAQVKQHGKDNDLVERIRADAYFAPILGDLDNILDPKTFTGRAADQVLEFVREEVDPVVARYGSNVETKSIGLAI; from the coding sequence GAACTTGGTTTGGAAATCAGCGATGCCCAGATCGCCGAGATGGAAGCTCACATCGAGGACATCGATTTCCCGGCGGCCGCCGAAGAGGAAAAGCTTACGCGACACGACGTGATGGCCCACGTCCATGTGTTCGCCAAGCAGTGCCCACTGGCGGCTCCAATCATCCATCTGGGCGCCACTTCGTGCTACGTTGGCGACAATACCGATCTGCTGGTGCTTAAAGGTGGCCTGGATTCCCTTCTACCCAAACTGGTGGGAGTCATCAAGCGGTTGTCGGAGTTTGCCGTCGAATACCGGGATCTGCCAACGCTGGGATTCACCCATTTGCAGCCGGCACAGCTGACCACCGTTGGCAAACGGTGCACCCTGTGGGTTCAAGACCTTCTGATGGACGAACGTGCCCTTAGAAACTGCCGAGACAACTTGCGCTTCCGAGGCGTTAAAGGAACCACCGGGACGCAAGCATCTTTCTTGCAGCTGTTTGCCGGCGATGGAGATAAAGTCAGACAGCTGGACCAGAAGGTTACTAACCTTGCTGGGTTCGAGAAATACTATGCCGTAACTGGGCAAACCTATACCCGAAAAGTTGATCTGGAGATTGTCTCCGCATTGTCCAGTTTGGGAGCCACGGTTCACAAAATGTGCTCGGACTTACGTCTCCTGGCTTCCCGTAAGGAAGTCGAAGAACCTTTTGAAAAAACTCAAATCGGAAGCTCCGCGATGGCCTACAAGCGCAATCCGATGCGTTCGGAACGATGCTGCGCTTTGGCGAGACATCTGATCACTCTTCACGCCAGTGCCGCCAACACTTTGGCAGTCCAGTGGCTGGAGCGGACATTGGACGATTCGGCGAATCGTCGCCTAACCCTTTCGGAAGCGTTCCTATCGGCGGACGCTTGTCTTCTCACGCTGCTCAACATCTCCCAAGGATTGGTGGTCTATCCGAAGGTAATCGAGCGCAACATCGCTCAGGAGCTTCCGTTCATGTCCACCGAAAACGTGATCATGGCCATGGTGAAGGCCGGTGGTGATCGCCAGATTTGCCACGAGAAGATCCGTGTGCTGTCGCACGAAGCCGGAGCCCAGGTCAAGCAGCACGGCAAGGACAATGATTTGGTGGAGCGCATCCGGGCCGATGCCTATTTTGCGCCGATTTTGGGCGATTTGGACAACATTCTGGACCCGAAGACGTTCACCGGTCGCGCGGCGGATCAAGTGTTGGAGTTTGTCCGGGAGGAGGTCGATCCGGTGGTTGCCAGATACGGCAGCAACGTCGAGACCAAGTCAATTGGGTTGGCGATTTGA